The Montipora capricornis isolate CH-2021 chromosome 3, ASM3666992v2, whole genome shotgun sequence genome window below encodes:
- the LOC138040378 gene encoding uncharacterized protein produces the protein MSSSLDKLVSNLPKEALIYTSQKFKGDKLGLMSQKGVYPYDFMDSFGKFNEKLPPKEEFYSILNDEHISDDQYKHAQNVWNTFNLKNMGEYHDLYLKSDILLLADVFENFRKTCLQYYKLDPCHYFTSPGLSWDAMLKMTNIKLELMTDIDMFQFIEKGMRGGTSYIANRYGKANNRYMKTYDEKAPSKYIMYLDANNLYGWAMSQYLPTGGFRWMTKKQIDKIDLSKYKEDSNKGSILEVDLEYPQELHDLHNDYPLAPEKNVNPVCAKEGFTNDSDPWSLLLVTEAGWMSLSTSSLD, from the exons atgagCTCAAGTCTGGATAAACTGGTGAGCAACCTGCCAAAAGAAGCATTGATATatacttctcaaaaattcaaagggGACAAACTTGGTTTAATGTCACAAAAAGGAGTATATCCATACGACTTCATGGATAGCTTCggtaaattcaatgaaaagctaccaccaaaagaagaattttacagtatattaAATGATGAGCATATCTCAGATGATCAatacaaacatgctcaaaatgtatggaacacTTTCAATCTAAAAAATATGGGTGAGTACCATGACTTATATCTCAAATCTGACATCCTTCTATTAGCTGATGTGTTTGAAAACTTTCGAAAGACATGTCTGCAATACTACAAACTAGACCCCTGTCATTATTTTACATCTCCAGGTCTTTCATGGGatgctatgttaaagatgactAACATTAAATTGGAGCTTATGACTGATATTGACATGTTTCAGTTTATTGAAAAAGGAATGCGTGGCGGAACCAGTTATATTGCTAACCGATACGGTAAAGCTAATAATAgatacatgaaaacatatgatgaAAAGGCGCCCTCAAAATATATCATGTATTTAGACGCCAACAATCTGTATGGTTGGGCAATGAGTCAATACCTTCCAACTGGCGGATTCAGATGGATgactaaaaaacaaattgacaaaATAGACTTATCCAAGTATAAAGAAGATAGTAATAAAGGTTCGATATTAGAAGTTGATTTGGAATATCCCCAAGAATTACACGATCTGCATAATGATTATCCGCTAGCACCTGAAAAG AATGTAAATCCGGTCTGCGCTAAAGAGGGCTTTACAAATGATTCCGATCCGTGGTCACTTCTATTAGTCACAGAGGCTGGTTGGATGTCTTTGTCTACAAGTAGTTTGGATTAA
- the LOC138040376 gene encoding uncharacterized protein, whose translation MAFRTSELLQRNELVRFQLDDVIRAPGNGQHQEKNGYRFTINDRSSFYDWYNAYFEVQFQLQKTADGAGYAAADRITVINGSHSFIAHMMIKSAGKIVYDTDNLHKVTFVKNLLEYSDDYSRSVGKNSFWYLDTDGTTANTNSGYESRRVLTQAANNDGTGGAKDVNLIIPLNRYSFFEELQDNMLVPMQLQFNLNLQNDNELINMAVGVDAGRVVLNRFLLWVPKLTPKDSMYDKFVSSFMKEHKWTYQRELYAVSAPARVSGFFQISSSIDNVKAIFVYLQRAKTRVATQNPYILDTFKLNAADANSHLTTCRLEYGNGVFYPETEYDSESKVRIFNDLMSYAMRKKDYNTGTQLNLANYNSLYPLIYFDLSYQAEKVTRDPKQLIFRYKISANSAADFNVHAVVLYEESVVIDKVGNELVIV comes from the coding sequence atggcttttagaacaagtgaattattgcaaagaaatgagttagTGCGATTtcaacttgatgatgtaatccgagccccaggtaacggtcaacatcaagaaaagaacGGTTATAGATTCACCAtcaacgaccggagttctttctatgattggtacaatgcttatttcgaggttcaattccagttacaaaaaacAGCAGATGGAGCTGGTTACGCAGCAGCCGATAGAATAACGGTGATAAACGGATCTCATTCATTTATTGCACATATGATGATTAAAAGTgctgggaaaattgtttatgaCACTGACAATCTACATAAGGTCACTTTTGTGAAGAATCTGTTGGAATATTCTGATGATTACAGCAGATCAGTcggtaaaaacagtttttggtatttagACACAGATGGCACGACAGCCAATACTAATTCAGGATATGAATCTAGAAGAGTGCTTACACAAGCTGCCAATAATGATGGAACAGGAGGAGCaaaagatgtgaatttgatcatacctctcaatcgttacagtttttttgaagagttgcaGGATAACATGTTGGTTCCTATGCAGTTGCAATTCAATTTGAATCTCCAGAACGACAATGAACTCATCAATATGGCAGTAGGAGTAGATGCCGGCAGAGTAGTTTTGAACAGATTTCTACTATGGGTTCCAAAATTAACACCAAAAGACAGTATGTACGACAAATTTGTAAGctctttcatgaaagaacacaaatggacaTATCAGCGTGAACTATATGCAGTGTCAGCACCTGCTAGAGTCagtggtttttttcagatttcttccagtattgacaatgtcaaagcaatttttgtttatctacAACGGGCTAAAACCAGAGTTGCAACTCAAAATCCATATATACTTGATACCTTCAAACTAAATGCAGCAGACGCAAACAGTCATTTAACAACATGCAGACTCGAATAtggcaatggtgttttctaccCAGAAACAGAATATGACAGTGAAAGCAAAGTGAGAATATTCAATGATCTGATGTCTTATGCAATGCGAAAAAAGGATTACAACACCGGAACCCAGTTGAATCTTGCTAATTATAACAGCCTGTATCCACTAATCTATTTCGATCTGTCATATCAGGCAGAGAAAGTAACAAGAGACcctaaacagttgattttcaggTATAAAATAAGTGCCAATAGTGCAGCAGATTTCAATGTCCATGCAGTTGTATTGTACGAAGAGTCGGTTGTTATTGACAAGGTGGGTAATGAATTGGTGATAGTTTAA